The genomic stretch TGTCATGTCATTCATCTCTGATCTTTCCTGTATGTCCACTTGCAGTAGCCCCATCAATGCCAAGAAACTGAACAGTCTGAACAGCAGTGATTCCTACATCGGCCTTTGGAGAAACTACCTGattctctgctgcagctctgcctcctcctccccctccatgTGTTCCTCATCCTCAACCTCTGGCTCCGTCCGCTGCTCCCCGCCTGAGACGCTGGCGTCCACGCCGGACAGCGGCTACAGTTACGATTCAAAGGTCAGGAGCACCTCAGTCTATCCACACGCATTTACATGGTCaacaacagacaaaaatgtAGTGCTAATTTCCAGGAATTGAAAGGTTTGGCACGTGTGCACATAGTGTGGAAAAATGCTATCCATTTTCAATACAAGTATGACTACGTATTATGTGTGACTGGGAAGTCATAACAATATAGCACTCACGTAATATAGCAGCAGTTAACAATGAAAAGTTAAATGACAATCTCAATTcgtttattttaacatttcaaccTTGACAttcctctttgtctgtgtgttaataGATTGTTGGcactccctccccctcctccctgtTTAAACACATTGTTCCAATGATGCGCTCTGAGAGCATGGACATCACAGAGTCTCTTGTGTTGGGGCTTGGCAGGACCAACCCCGTAGCCTTCAGGTAAACAGCTCTTGACATAATCCATGGTATAGTTAATATACTGCACATTGACACTGAAAAAATGTTGTCTGAATCTttagttgtttatttacatgtaACTTTCCTGTCATTCAGAGAGTTGATAGAGGAGCTAAATCCCATCATAAAAGAAGCTCTAGAAAGAAGACCTGAAGTAAGTGCAGTTAATTGATACCTTGAAATCCTTTCTGTCACAGTTTAATGTTAAGCACAAGACAATTTACTGAATTACAATGGTGCTCTCTTTACTCTGCAGAACATGAAGCGACGCAGGCGTCGTGACATCCTCAGGGTCCAGCTGGTCCGGATATTTGAGCTGCTGGCTGATGCTGGTGTCATCAGTCAGATGTATGTAACCCACAACAAACTTGGCCAACATGATGATAAGAAACTGATTTGCACTCTTGTATATCTGGTTTATATTAACCATATTAATCTTTTCTTCGttgtttatgtttcttttttacagaGGCAGTGGAGGGTTGGATGGAGAGAGCCACTCTCTTAACAGTACATTGCTTGAGTATGTTGATCTGACCAGGCAGCTGCTtgaggctgaaaatgacaaGGACTCTGACACACTGAAGGACATTCGCTGTCACTTCAGTGCACTTGTGGCCAATATCATTCAGAATGTCCCAGGTATCTCTCTTATTCACTTGCTCACTTGTTTTAGTCAGTTTAAAAATAGGTTCTTATTGTGACTGAATGTCTAAAGTGAGAGTAATAAAAACTTAAAGTGTCATCAATGTTATTACTTGTTCAGTACACCAGAGGAGGACCATCTTCCCCCAGCAGTCACTGAGACACAGTCTGTTCATGCTGTTCAGTCACTGGGCCGGGCCCTTCAGCATCATGTTCACTCCCCTTGACCGCTACAGTGACAGAAATATGCAGATCAACCGCCATCAGTACTGTGCACTAAaggtacaaaaacaaacatataaagatGTAAAATGTTGAATTCTGTTTTCTACATACTATATAATCTATGGATGGATTATATTGTATACATATAATTaaacaaacatcttttttcAATCTTCCAGGCCATGTCtgcagtgttgtgttgtggaCCTGTAGCTGACAATGTTGGCCTCTCCTCTGATGGCTACCTCTACAAGTGGCTGGACAACATCCTGGATTCTCAGGACAAGAAGGTAAGAGCAGTGTCACTGTTACAGCCTGTTTCAATTATCACTAAAATGATCTTTCATAGTCTGGCCAGTGACTGCGCTGACGATAATGGATGGAGTATTGCGTATTAGGTTGAGGTAAGAGTGTGCATTGCCAAAGAAAAGTCTTGAATGCTCAACCAAATATTTAGAGCGTTGAAGTGGAAAGAAGCATATTCGAACTTAAAAAAAGTAGCAGCAAACTAATTTTTCACTGGGTCATACTGGCTTACACACAAAGGCAACTCTTCCATGTTTCAGCCTgccgtaaatgtatttagcaatcatatttgtttttaacaagGAGCAGTCAGTTGATGTGTCTGTACCATAAGACTTAGAGGTTAAGCTTATGCAGGGCAGGTTTACATATCATGGCACTAGCACTACACAGTGGTGTTCAGAAGTACTGCAGGAGGTCAATGGCAAAAGTTTCATTCAGATAAAGGCctacacaataaaatatgtatttatagaAAGAACTTGAAATCATCATCAGAATTTAATCTGTTGGAAAACATTATAATCAGAGGCTAAATCACAAACGATTCCATctgtttcagtcttttcatAATACTATTCCCTGTGCAAAAAGGCCAGTCCACATGGACCTtgtaacatgtaaatataattGGAATATTGGTTGACTTTGAATTGTTTTACAAGTGACAAGATGCAAATCCATTTTTAACTGTACATTAGTGTTTCAGCCATATAGTGAATGGGGTTAAAATTAGCAGGATTGTGTGACTCTGGAAATAAGTGAACCCGTGGTTGTAACAGTTACTGCGTTGTCTCCTTCAGGTTCACCAGCTGGGTTGTGAGgctgtgatgctgctgctggagctgaaTCCAGATCAGAGCAACCTCATGTTTTGGGCTGTGGACCGCTGCTACACCGGCTCACGTCGTGTGGCTGCCGGCTGCTTTAGGGCCATCGCCAATGTTTTTCACAACAGGTACTACACATTCCCAGCTTCAATTTGAactcatttttgtcattttctttgttcattCCTGTGAAACCAGCTAACTGCAACTCAAACGCTGcgtgtgttttatattttctctcaGGGATTACCAATTTGACACTGTGGTGCTGCTGAACCTGATTCTGTTCAAGGCGGCTGATTCTTCCAGGGATATCTATGAAGTGGCTATGCAGCTGTTACAGGtcagaattttatttatttacaaaaaaatgttacacTATTACACATCTACACTACGCTACATCTACACTGCTTTATACATTTTGGTTGttaatgaaatatattgtgattgtttgtctgtgtgaaatgaaaagatcCTGGAACCCAAGCTCTTCCGTTACGCCCACAAATTGGAGATCCAGCGAACAGATGGTATCTTGACGCCCCCCTCACCTCTGCCACACCTCTACTCTGTGTCTTACTACCAGCTGTCTGAGGAGCTTGCAAGGACATACCCGGAGCTCACTCTACCCATCTTCTCAGGTTTGCTACATGGCAATTTGTTACAGCTGCTGTTTGGGTAGCAGGGTGCTGTAATGTGTGGAgttatcacattttcatttaccTGTGACAGcgattttttgtcttttgtgtttgtgtgtgtgagcaaacCACTGAGATTTTCCAAAGCCACATTGTGCTATGATCACGTGTATTTACACCTAGACCTCAAagcaacatttttgttttacgATCTAACAAAAATGACCATATACTGGTATAATATTGCTGATGccactgaaaaaaatgcaaaaaataatgaCTTTAGTGCCACTTAAACTTTTCCACAAACCATAAATGTTAGAATTCATCAGtggatgaaggaaagaaacatttCTCCATTTAACCTTACTATAGCAATACAGAAAACAATGGCAAGAATTGTGGATGTGACAATATTGTTGTGACTAGAAGATGGAAATAAGGTAAAAGATTGGCAGAATAGTACTTAAATGTTTAATCAACTGCAACTACCAACTAGCTTCTTACTGTCCCGACTGCAGAGGTTAGCCAGCGTATCCAGACAGCACATCCAAGTGGTCGTCAAGTGATGCTGCACTACCTCCTGCCTTGGATGAACAATGTGGAGCTGGTTGACTTGAAACCTACTGTGCGGCGAGCGGAGGATTGCGGCAGCGTCGAGGATGACGAGGAAGCACACGATCGGGAGATGATGATGGTCAACAGCCGACGCTGGCTCCATGGAGAGGGCTGGGGCTCCCCTCGCGCAACAACCATGGTGCTAAACAACCTCATGTTCATGACCGCCAAGGTGAGACAGCTGATGGCACTCGATTATATTCAGATTTACATTAACAAGATGGTTTTTAGAAATGTTAATTGAGATCACTGATTGATCATggaatgattttatttttacagtacgGGGATGAGTTTGCTTGGTCAGAGATAGAGAATGTATGGACCACATTAGCAGACAGCTGGCCAAAGAACCTCAAAATCATTCTGCACTTCCTCATCAGTATGTCAGGAGTCAACAGTGACCCCAGCCTCTTGCCCTATGTAAGTCACAGCAAATTTACATCATGCAATGCATCTGTCTTATGTGCAGTGTGCACCACTTATTCCTCATGTTTCTGACCGTGTTACATGTGTGTCCTCAGGTGAAACGAGTGGTGGTTTACTTGGGCAGAGATAAGACTATGCAGCTGTTGGAGGAGTTGATGTGTGAGCTTGAGCTGACTGATCCTGTTAACTCAGCTGTCACTCACATGGACAACCCCCCCTATTACCGCATCACCTCCAGTTACAAGATCCCCTCAGTCACCTCAGGTTAATGAGCATTGTAAACGCACTAGTTCACAGCTTAGGTCATGTTTCCAATGTTAAATCACACCTTGTTAGTGCTACATAGTCAATGTTTCATGTCTGCTCTCTCAGGAACAACCTCCAGCAGCAATACCATGGTGCCAGGAAACGATGGTCATCATGACAGCAAGATCAAAGACTCAAACATGGAGGACAGGTATGAGCTCAAATGTAgcagtcacacaacaaaactaCTGCGTGTAATTGATGAAAAAGTAATGTTTTACACTAGagacacataaataaactaatGTAGTGGAGATCCAACAGTAACCAGCGCCGAGTTCTATAATTTAGTTAAGTATGAGCCAGAATGCGTGCAATCACAGCATCTATTTCAGTAATGCTGAGTAGATATCCTAGAAGATATGATATGGACAGTCTGTACTTATTTGTAGTATCAAATTTCACCTTTCACGCAAGTAAAATGGAGACACCAGGCATCACATAGTTCACTTCTCTAAAATGACTgcttgaatttttattttagaattaATTCAGATGAAAAACTAAGTCTCTCAAGTTtattttagaaacattttagagACACTAAGAGCTATAAGGTGAGATTTCGTCGAAAATACTTGCTGATGTAATGGATTAAAGTTGTTGACTGTGGGCAAAAAACCTCCCTTCTGGCACAATCCTTTTAAATCAAGACTGTCTGTTCTGCAGTTACACCCACCTGGATATCAGTTACGGTGGTCTGAACAGTAACCTGAACCGCCAGCACCACCGCCTGGAATCTCgttacagcagcagctctggaggctcctatgaagaagaaaagagtaAGAACAAACTCTTCCACTTCCACACTCAAAACAACACCTAATTATTTCCCACCAACCTTTCTCCTAATCTTCTCCCTTCTTCAGGTGACTCCATGCCACTTTATGCTAACTGGCGTTTGAAAGTGATGGATCACAACCGGCCAGAGCCTCTCCCCTTCCCTCCAACAGGGGGCTGCTGGTCTCCTCTGGTGGACTACCTGCCAGAGACCAATGCCCCTGGTGTGCCGCTCCACAGGTACACCATACACCATACGCCTTTACTCTCTATCTCAACGACGCTATAGTATTCATTTTGTAAGTCAATGCATATTGTCTCTTTTTCAGATGCAACATTGCAGTCATCCTATTAACAGACCTCATCGTGGACCATGGGGTCAAAGTGGAGTGGAGCGCCTATCTGCACCTTTTGCTCCATGCGATTTTTATAGGTAACTCACTAATTGTTCTGTTATGAATGCCTGAATTGATGTCTTACTTCCATTACACCCTTACCTCCTAAAGTCACATGATCTAAtctcatttcttcctcttctgtgtctTCCTCCAGGGTTTGATCACCAGCACCCAGAGGTCTACGAGCACTGCAAACGTCTACTGTTGCACCTGCTTGTCGTCCAGGGAGCAAATAGCAGCGTTCAATCTGTTGCTATGGTGCTTTTACGCAACAGAGAGTACAATGAGCCCAGAGTCCTCACTGTGAAGCCAGCAGCTCCAGAGTTCAACCTCACAGGTCAGTTCTGCCATGGAGTTTTAGAATCAGTTAAGGAGGGGAAAATAAAGAGTTAAAGTGAAGGAATTTTGGGTAACCAAAAAATGTACTTGCGAAGATACTGAATTCCAACCAGCCGTATAATTTGCTTGTCTTGTCACTGTGAGAGGAgggaatgaaataaaaaaacaagtgaaaccttcatttttgctttataaTGGCTGAAAGAAAGACCATGTTTTATACTTCCtccatattttattgtttaaatatcACGAAGAAGAGACATTCTTTGAGATACctacaaaatgtgtgtgtgtgtatttttcataCAGGGGTGCAGGACTTTTTGCCAGACTGTCAGCCATCACCTATGACAGACTCTGGCCTCAGCTCGAGCTCCACGTCATCCAGCATAAGTCTTGGAGCAGGGGGGACCGCTCTGTCTCACCTCTCCCCCACATTCCTCAGTGAGGTAGACGTCACTGCTGAGCAAGACGAGAAGGTCAAATCTCTCATCGAGTTCATTACCTCAAGGTGAGCAGATCCTGTTTCATTAAAAGAAGTATTTCCCAGAAAAGGTCATTTACATTTACCCCAGTCACTACTGTTTCACTACTGTTTGTTGTAACTAACAAACTTGTCCTGATGTATAATCCCACATGCTTATCAGTATGAAACACACTCTTGTACCATATCACTCAATCTGTTCCATTATTTACTTTCATGCCTCCAGCACTGTCTGAAAGGACTgggtatttttacattgcatgGGTTTGATTTTGGAGTTAGTGTCATATTGGCTGTTTTTGCCTGGTGTGATAACATCGACTGATATTTGAGTTGCAGTGTGACTCTGTAGTTGTAACAGTTAACATGTCTGATGTCTGTTTGCTCTGGCCTTGTAGAAAGCGGGGTCCACTCTGGAACCATGAGGATGTGTCACCCAAGAACCCCAACATAAAGAGCGCTGACCAGCTGAGTGTTTTTGTCAGACACGTAGTGACTGTCTTCAAACACTCCCAGTCAGGTCTGTATGGTTAATAGCTACTTGTTGCTAGATTTAAACTTGGGTTACAGGTATGATTTGGATTTATCTTATTTACCTCTATGTGCATGTTCATCCCTTCAGGTTTCCAGCTGGAGTCGTTGCTGAGTGACATAGCCCTAGAAACAGGTCTTTCTTGTTCGTCTCGCCACTACGCTGGTCGCTCCTTCCAGATTTTCAGGGCACTCAAACAACCTTTGACTCCTGCCACACTGTCTGACATTCTCTCTCGACTGGTAGAGACTGTAGGAGACCCTGGAGAGGAGGCTCAAGTAAGAACTTGACAAAATTACACGGTCCTGCTCTGCAGTGTTCACATCAGATATCATTGGAATGATTCCTGGAGAAAAACCTGTATCTGATTGAAATTAACCTATACTCTTAGCTACAGTATGTAGAGATTCAGACTTTCTATGAGTAAGATATTGTAACTCACTGCTTTCCAGTGTTATCAGTTTTTGTCTGACATGTTGACCTCTGATGTTTTTTCTCCTCAGGGCTTTGTCATTGAACTACTCCTGACACTGGAGTCAGGCATTGACACGCTAGCAGACACAGTGAAAAACTATGACCTCCTCACTGCCTTAGCACAGTAAGTCTTCATACTCACAAcgtctttatttcattatgtttggctcatctttactttttctcaCATAACCACTgtattacaaaaaatatttacaaaaggAGTTGTCATTTTATTTGCAGATCCTCTACCTGTGATCACTTGTTGGGGCTCAAGTTTGCTGCcaacaggaaaagcacaggccAGCTGAACCTGAACAGCGGAGGTCTGTTCCATCATGCCCATACTCGCAGTAACTCTCTTAGAGCCAGCCTGATGGGTGAACGAAAAGCTGACAGACGTAGGAGTAACACCTTAGACATAGCTGACCGACTTGGTGGTAGCCACGGAAATCTGGCGCGCACACGGAGCTTATCATCTCTAGGTGGAGGAGGGGGTCCAGGAGGGGACGCCATCCCCCCCGTGGACCCTTCGAATCTGATGGCCACTGTATTTTGGATTGCCGCCTCATTGCTTGAGTCGGACTATGAGTTTGAGTACCTGCTTGCCCTGCGGCTACTTAACAAGCTGCTGGGCCAGCTGCCTCTGGATCGTGCGGATAGCAGAGAACGTCTGGAGAGGGTTCAGGCCAAGCTGAAGTGGTATAGCTTCCCTGGCCTGCTGCAGCTCTTCCTGAAGGGCTTTACCTCTGCTTCTACTCAGGAGCTCACCATCCACCTGCTCAGCAAGCTCATCAGTGTCTCCAGACACACGCTGGTAGACCCATCACAAGTGGCAGGTGAGTGTATAGGACTAACAGCTTGTCCACACAGGAGGCGTTTTAGCCttagtttctttttgtctgtctcgttcacatctgacagaacagatcatttctattttattcaATACAGTTTTCTACGCAGGCTGCGTTCACTTGCGCTTTACACATGTAACCTCGACCTGAAGCACAATTTCAGGCTTCTTTAGGCTGCGTTcttcttacattttatatgtCTAATGACTTTGTGCATTGGGCTCTGAGAGCTGCAAAAACGCAGGTGAACTACTCTCAATACTGCACCTGAACACATCCATTGTAGAATGACTTTGCACGAAACTGCTGCctatcatgttttctttttaaataaaaaatataaaacctcagtgtaaatcaagaaaaataatGTGCAATGACAACTAATTTGtttgtcagataaaacaaatgtaatctGACATATGAAACTGTATAATAACCCTAACAGCAATGCATGCAGTTGCACAAATGAGCCTTGTTTTCTTCATTGTATTTAGTGCATTTCTGTTGTCACTTGTGTTGATAACCGTAAATTATTTGTTGCTTTAGATTTCTAAGATTAGACTAGTACTAATGTGACATGTTCCTATGTTCATTTTTCTTCCTGGGACATGTCTGCAGGTTTTCCTTTGAATATCCTGTGCCTCCTACCACATCTCATCCAGCACTTTGACAGCCCCACTCCTTTCTGTAAGGAGACGGCTGATAAGATAACCAAGGTGTGTGCAGATGAGAAGTCAGCCACGCTCTCCAACCTGGCCCACATGATGAGCCTgtacagcacacacagctaTTCCCGTGACTGCACCAATTGGATCAACGTGGTCTGCCGCTACCTCCACGATGCTTTTGCAGAGATAACCTTGAACCTGGTTACTTACTTGGCTGAGGTATGCATGATGAAGATAACACTTCTTGCTCTTAGTGATATATGGTAAGATTAAGTATTGACCATGAACATGTcaatctctgtctctcagttgCTGGAGAAGGGCCTTCCCAGCATGCAGCAGTCCTTGTTGCAGATCATCTACAGTCTGCTGAGTCACATTGACCTATCAGCAGCTCCTGTCAAACAGTTCAACCTGGAGATAATGAAGATCATTGGCAAATATGTTCAGGTGAGCCGTCACTACACTTTCTGTGTAAAGCTGGctgattttgatcatttttttggATCAAATATCACTATTGTGTATATATGTCCTATATGTGCATGTTACttggaaaatgttttctgttattcCTATTACTGAGCAAATAaggtatatacatacatatttattaattaattaactaaaaTATATTGCTTATTTTTAATTGGTAACATTACATATTATTTTCTTGAAGTATCAGAACCAGGAATCAAATTCCAGGTCTGCAGTGGTGGACAAGAGCTTTACCCATATACCACCTAGGTTATGTAGGGTTTATATGTTGAATATTAGTTAGTACTTCTAGTATATTTTAttagtacagtatgtttttactGGGCACAGCTTATATTCACATACAGCCTAATGTAAGTGAATAATGGGATGATCTGGTCTATAAAGAGTGGCACAATTGATAATAAGAAAGAATAACATATCTCACAGGGTCATTGTTCACAGGCCTTTTTGATACAGTCACAGCTCCTTATAGAAGCCTTTTACCAGCCCTGACCCAGGGCACTATATGGCTCTCACTCAGAAATGCATCTGACATCTGTTATAATGTGATTGCCTCGGGCCAAGTCTGTACTGACTTACTACCAGCATTGCCTTTTGTGGGAGGCATTGTGTTTGTGCGTATAGAGTATGCCTATGCATGTGCACTGGTGTGCACTGTGAGATATATTTGTTTGGCGTCCTCTTAGGGTTCTCTGGCATTAACATAGGCCACACATTGTAGAAAATGTTACAAGATACAAATGGCTTCAGAGATTGAGTCTATAGCTGCTGTGGTTAGGGGATGGTTTGGCTTTGAGGGAAAATATGTCCATTTACATTCATAAATTCTGCAGAAACGCCTACACAGCTTGATATGTCACAATGGAGtcattatatttctgttttttacagAGCCCACATTGGAAGGAGGCCCAAAACATTCTGAAGTTGGTGGTGTCTCGCTCAGCCAGCCTTGTTGTTCCAGACGATGTTCAGCGCTCTTATAGCACAGAATCGTGTGGCTCTCCAGAAATTGCCTTTACACGCATTTTTAATAACTCTTCCAAGGAGCTGCCTGGAAAGACTCTGGACTTCCACTTTGACATCTCAGAGGTCAGtgtctgcctctgtgtctgCTCTCAGTTTGCGCTCTTCACTTATTTCCACTCCTCAATATACTTATGTCAGTGTTCTCATCTGTGTTGTCTTGCTAACTGGCATCATTTGGCTTTATAGACACCAATCATAGGGCATAAATATGGTGACCAGCGTACTGCAGCAGGCCGGAATGGAAAGCCACAGGTGATCGCTGTAACCAGGAGTACCTCCTCAACGTCTTCTGGATCCAACTCCAATGGTCTGGTGCCAGTGAGCTGGAAGAGGCCTCAACTCTCTCAGGTACATGCTCTAAAAGACACACAACATTAAACACTGTAAACTCATTTAAACCAGATGTCGGGAAGCAGCACATTCATGGTGAGGCTTCACCAGATCCAGCTCTGATCAATCTTTATGTGTGTTGTTTGGATCTCATTTGTACCCAAAATAACCAGTACAGCCAGAATCGTAACAGATACAGAACACATTGCGTTTTCTTTTTATAACGAAATCTGGAGCTCTGTGTTTGAAGCACATATACACATTGATTTTAATAAAGCCCTTTGTTAAAATACTAAATCAAAGTGACAGTTGTAACAGGAATATAAACCAAATTTTTTGCTTCAAGTACCACACATGGTACTTGGTAACTGGGTGTTTCACAAGCGaactatacatttttattttgtccaataAGCAGAAAAAACCCGTAAACACACCAAATGCTTAAATGATGATCAATAATTGTCTTTTGCTCTATCTCAGTGTTGTTTATTAACCTGGTGTCACACTTTTAAAGTGCTGTGCGCAAAGTCCAACAGACAGATTTCTCTTAGAGACATTTGTCATGGTCTAAGTAATCTCATCTTGTTTATGTGTTCTTGTTACAGAGGAGAACCAGAGAGAGGCTGATGAATGTCTTGTCTCTATGTGGTCCGGAGTCTGGCATACCCAAAAATCCATCTGTAAGACTCCTCTCCTACTCTAAAGCTTCAGACAAGGTCTCTGTAAATTCAGTGTTAAGAATATGTTGGAAatactgctgttgttgctgtctTATCTGTTTGGTGGTggtgtttattttgattaatttgattttgtttgaatCATATGGCTATACAACaactgtattttactttttgacaAAGAGTCACTTCCCTTCCTTTCTATGCAGGTGGTTTTCTCATCCAATGAGGACCTGGACTCAGCGGACCAGCAGACCAGTCTTATTCCCACAGTAGAGGAGGTGGTCAGAGAAGAGGAGGTGCAGGGAGAAGATACGGGCAGTGAGCAACAATTTGGTGTCTTCAAGGACTTTGATTTCTTAGATGTGGAGTTGGAGGATGCTGAGGTGAGAatttacagacacacatcaaGGCTTCAGTGCAGATCTCTAAAGTTTGAAAATGGTAATTTTCTGATTACTCTGAGGAGCTAATAGTGGGTGGATAGTACAACTATTTgcataaatctttttttttccacttaaatGGTATGAAGTGTAGGAACCCTGAAGCAAGTACAGCTACACAGTTTTCTAGCTCAATCCAGTCACTCTTCATGATTACTCTTGATAGTTCTGTATTTTGTTGTCTTGTTCCAGATGGACAACACTAGTGTCTTGTTAGTACAACTTGTCTCTTATTTGTCCTAACTGCTTTAGtggaaaaatgtctgtttttgtgactGTCTTTAGTCTATTAACACACTTgttccttctcttctcttgccACAAGGAGTTGCAGGTAAGTCTGTGGGCCAGTAAGCTTCTTAGAGAAACTGTTCTCTGCCGTGCCCTggtgtctctgtgtttgatttgtctttgGTATAAAATCATGGTTACTGTG from Thunnus albacares chromosome 9, fThuAlb1.1, whole genome shotgun sequence encodes the following:
- the fryl gene encoding protein furry homolog-like isoform X11, with amino-acid sequence MLSLQDSVFFEISIKSLLKSWSSSSSAPVSSSVSRRRAPSSVTPLSWDKHNIAAMSSITIDPELKPGEFVIKSLFAEFAVLAEKKIEMVMAEPLEKPLSRSLQRGEDAQFDQLISSMSSIAEHCLPSLLRTLFDWYRRQSGTEDESYEYRPRSSTKSKGDEQHRDKDYLLERRDLAIDFIFCLVSVEVLKQIPLHPVPDVLVHEVLNLAFKHFKHKEGYCGPNTGNVHIIADLYAEVIGVLTQSKFQAVRKKFITELKELRQKEQSPYVVQSIISLIMGMKFFRVKMYPVEDFEASFQFMQECAQYFLEVKDKDIKHALAGLFVEILIPVAAAVKNEVNVPCLKNFVEMLYQTTFDLSSRKKHSLALYPLVTCLLCVSQKQFFLNNWHIFLQNCLSHLKNKDPKMSRVALESLYRLLWVYIIRIKCESNTVTQSRLLSIVSALFPKGSRSVVPRDTPLNIFVKIIQFIAQERLDFAMKEIIYDLLCVGKSHKTFTINPERMNIGLRAFLVIADSLQQKDGEPPMPTTGIIMPSGNTLRVKKIFLNTTLTDEEAKVIGMSLYYPQVRKALDNILRHLDKEVGRSMSMTNVQMSNKEPEDMITGERKPKIDLFRTCVAAIPRLIPDGMSRQDLIELLAKLTIHMDEELRGLAFTTLQALMVDFPEWREDVISGFVYFIVREVTDVHPTLLDNAVKMLLQLISQWRQAVQSSNKSHDAQGSSSGHSLSLDRTPPLGVLHVVEGLAMVVLCSCRPATRRLAVNVLKEVRALHTALGIGKGDEELAIDVMDRLSASVLESFIHLTGADQTNLLYCPSGIDLQTLAEWSSSPISHQFDVVSPSHIWVFAHVTQGQDPWVISFSSYLRQEHLPKHCPTALNYAWMFAYTRLQLLSPQVDINSPINAKKLNSLNSSDSYIGLWRNYLILCCSSASSSPSMCSSSSTSGSVRCSPPETLASTPDSGYSYDSKIVGTPSPSSLFKHIVPMMRSESMDITESLVLGLGRTNPVAFRELIEELNPIIKEALERRPENMKRRRRRDILRVQLVRIFELLADAGVISQIGSGGLDGESHSLNSTLLEYVDLTRQLLEAENDKDSDTLKDIRCHFSALVANIIQNVPVHQRRTIFPQQSLRHSLFMLFSHWAGPFSIMFTPLDRYSDRNMQINRHQYCALKAMSAVLCCGPVADNVGLSSDGYLYKWLDNILDSQDKKVHQLGCEAVMLLLELNPDQSNLMFWAVDRCYTGSRRVAAGCFRAIANVFHNRDYQFDTVVLLNLILFKAADSSRDIYEVAMQLLQILEPKLFRYAHKLEIQRTDGILTPPSPLPHLYSVSYYQLSEELARTYPELTLPIFSEVSQRIQTAHPSGRQVMLHYLLPWMNNVELVDLKPTVRRAEDCGSVEDDEEAHDREMMMVNSRRWLHGEGWGSPRATTMVLNNLMFMTAKYGDEFAWSEIENVWTTLADSWPKNLKIILHFLISMSGVNSDPSLLPYVKRVVVYLGRDKTMQLLEELMCELELTDPVNSAVTHMDNPPYYRITSSYKIPSVTSGTTSSSNTMVPGNDGHHDSKIKDSNMEDSYTHLDISYGGLNSNLNRQHHRLESRYSSSSGGSYEEEKSDSMPLYANWRLKVMDHNRPEPLPFPPTGGCWSPLVDYLPETNAPGVPLHRCNIAVILLTDLIVDHGVKVEWSAYLHLLLHAIFIGFDHQHPEVYEHCKRLLLHLLVVQGANSSVQSVAMVLLRNREYNEPRVLTVKPAAPEFNLTGVQDFLPDCQPSPMTDSGLSSSSTSSSISLGAGGTALSHLSPTFLSEVDVTAEQDEKVKSLIEFITSRKRGPLWNHEDVSPKNPNIKSADQLSVFVRHVVTVFKHSQSGFQLESLLSDIALETGLSCSSRHYAGRSFQIFRALKQPLTPATLSDILSRLVETVGDPGEEAQGFVIELLLTLESGIDTLADTVKNYDLLTALAQSSTCDHLLGLKFAANRKSTGQLNLNSGGLFHHAHTRSNSLRASLMGERKADRRRSNTLDIADRLGGSHGNLARTRSLSSLGGGGGPGGDAIPPVDPSNLMATVFWIAASLLESDYEFEYLLALRLLNKLLGQLPLDRADSRERLERVQAKLKWYSFPGLLQLFLKGFTSASTQELTIHLLSKLISVSRHTLVDPSQVAGFPLNILCLLPHLIQHFDSPTPFCKETADKITKVCADEKSATLSNLAHMMSLYSTHSYSRDCTNWINVVCRYLHDAFAEITLNLVTYLAELLEKGLPSMQQSLLQIIYSLLSHIDLSAAPVKQFNLEIMKIIGKYVQSPHWKEAQNILKLVVSRSASLVVPDDVQRSYSTESCGSPEIAFTRIFNNSSKELPGKTLDFHFDISETPIIGHKYGDQRTAAGRNGKPQVIAVTRSTSSTSSGSNSNGLVPVSWKRPQLSQRRTRERLMNVLSLCGPESGIPKNPSVVFSSNEDLDSADQQTSLIPTVEEVVREEEVQGEDTGSEQQFGVFKDFDFLDVELEDAEGESMDNFNWGVRRRSLESMDKGDTPSLQECQYTGSTPSLNLTNHEDTDESSEEEVLSASQILTRSGLLNSDSATDDTASNHVDSLQQSQESSSSALTEEATVLPSLPSLPRLDSPILEMAHSDSTSSQLPEDAVSMTAADELSSSVSEDTGFCSAPPLPSDPSELCDLPDSQDTQDPQETQESQDPQDDLDPAPPPPPAIDTPPGSLCEEESQTVLPISLPLPMPTETKPDADPDPDSTCGSVWEEDVTQALKELDERCEEEEAEYSGMSSQDEGDADCFPEIQASPPPSPFLSAILAAFQPVAYDNEEDAWRCHVNQMLSDTDGSAAVYTFHVFSRLFQSIQRKFGSITHASVRFLGERLQRMGNQFLSSLEVMTSRSQCPTVLLDAETLVSCGLLETLKFSVLELQEHLDTYTAKREAAELWLENCRKTFGDKDSSQRPNTHAQELELCRRLYKLHFQLLLLFQAYCKLISRVDTIKREAEVTNMSEELTILESCLKEAETENDGQEDVCMSDAAQTNTETAIQSLIETLRARDFCSALTQVKIFRSLWPNDIFGNETDNAVQTLLHIYFRHQTLGQTGCLAVVGPSRDLSQASTRLMELNLQIREALSQAQACQPHTTMISTGL